One Artemia franciscana chromosome 7, ASM3288406v1, whole genome shotgun sequence DNA segment encodes these proteins:
- the LOC136028938 gene encoding cytoplasmic 60S subunit biogenesis factor ZNF622-like, whose product METMQTFTCLSCLVGFKEPGAQREHFKTDWHRYNLKRKVAELPPVSAETFRQKALAQQNALNTKKQALYCEACRKKFSCNKSFENHTQSYKHIENSKRVLEMNPGELSENDEAKSIKEEEDANQEQMPQKEVAAQQEDTYSEIEEVDSDEWDNEDEIPPDTCLFCLKQSKGPEENIRHMSISHSFFLPDYKYICDIEGLIAYLGQRVGSGKLCLWCGHKGKQFKSLQALQQHMMDKGHMRLFHEGETLIEYEDFYDYSSSYPDAAMADPDEEITDDVLIGDGYEMTLPSGAVIGHRSLFRYYRQKLNPNPRPAPQRKSLPYDISQMKALGWTNEQTSKEVIQRKIRDLNFFKRVVSTKHVQLGVKANKLQKHFRHQVLQ is encoded by the exons gagACAATGCAAACATTTACTTGCCTTTCCTGTCTTGTTGGTTTTAAAGAGCCTGGTGCTCAAAGAGAGCATTTTAAAACCGACTGGCACAGATATAACTTGAAGCGTAAAGTTGCAGAGCTTCCTCCTGTGTCTGCTGAAACTTTTAGACAAAAGGCACTCGCACAACAAAATgctttaaatactaaaaaacaagCATTATACTGTGAAGCATgcagaaaaaaatttagttgCAATAAATCCTTTGAAAACCATACTCAATCTTATAAACATATTGAGAATTCAAAAAGAGTCCTTGAGATGAATCCAGGAGAGCTGTCAGAAAATGATGAAGCCAAAAgtataaaagaagaagaagatgccAATCAAGAACAAATGCCTCAAAAAGAAGTTGCAGCACAACAAGAGGATACATATTCTGAAATTGAAGAAGTTGATTCTGATGAATGGGATAATGAAGATGAAATACCACCTGATACATGCCTTTTTTGCTTGAAACAGTCCAAAGGACCAGAAGAAAATATTAGGCATATGTCAATATCCCATTCGTTTTTTCTACCCGATTACAAGTATATATGTGACATTGAAGGTCTTATTGCATACTTAGGTCAAAGGGTTGGAAGTGGGAAACTTTGTCTGTGGTGTGGTCATAAAGGAAAGCAATTCAAGAGCCTACAGGCATTACAGCAGCATATGATGGATAAAGGGCATATGAGACTGTTTCATGAAGGGGAGACTCTGATTGAGTATGAAGATTTTTATGATTATTCTTCTAGCTATCCAGATGCAGCAATGGCAGATCCTGATGAAGAAATTACTGATGATGTACTTATTGGTGATGGTTATGAAATGACACTGCCTAGTGGTGCTGTGATTGGGCATAGGTCATTATTCAGATACTACcg gcAAAAGCTGAACCCAAATCCTCGCCCAGCTCCACAGAGAAAATCTTTACCGTATGACATTTCACAGATGAAGGCACTAGGATGGACAAATGAGCAAACCTCTAAAGAAGTAATTCAAAGGAAAATCCGTGATTTGAATTTCTTCAAAAGAGTTGTCAGCACCAAGCATGTTCAGTTGGGCGTGAAGGCAAACAAACTTCAGAAACACTTTAGACATCAAGTTTTGCAGTAG